Proteins encoded by one window of Musa acuminata AAA Group cultivar baxijiao chromosome BXJ2-9, Cavendish_Baxijiao_AAA, whole genome shotgun sequence:
- the LOC135623802 gene encoding uncharacterized protein LOC135623802: protein MGAAQSSSQPRLEASDDDDNDEEEEEEEEEEEEEEGVVLSRNPIPSKEKVLEQEPEILPCLAAASPLSPQPSAAGTPRLLGPSIKVWDPCNVLLLPPPPPLALFARGAASATADRVTEVLLIAHGECAASVRPDLVGGRWAAVAGLTPNGERQARALAVFLKSQGVRFDEVYSSPLDRARATAAFVCRELGFAEEQIRLSDALFEISQGQWEGCLRSEVYSPEMVNLIDRTQPDFCAPSGESLRQVVFRMVEFLNRTVLRLPEKLAVTDTSIHQNELKALSRNSSSNSVQDRDGPHWDLLYRLNRPSLQRKKSGKSRLQFVTTGDNETDEEFSPREVTPGNLLPDGSRNPIFSIGIFTHAIPIKCLLTGLLDCSPAMSHKISIDDSSMTALHHSLRTGWQIKRLNDTAHLRLL, encoded by the exons ATGGGCGCCGCCCAATCCtcctcccaaccccgtctggaggCATCCGACGACGATGACAacgacgaagaggaggaggaggaggaggaggaggaggaggaggaggagggggttgTGCTCTCCAGGAACCCTATCCCATCAAAGGAGAAGGTACTCGAGCAAGAACCTGAGATCCTCCCTTGCCTCGCCGCCGCCTCCCCTCTCTCTCCACAGCCCTCGGCCGCCGGTACCCCCCGCCTGCTCGGCCCTTCCATCAAGGTATGGGACCCCTGCAACGTCCTTCtcctcccgccgccgccgccgctggcgCTTTTCGCCCGCGGCGCCGCCTCCGCGACGGCGGATCGGGTCACCGAGGTGCTCCTGATAGCCCACGGCGAGTGCGCCGCCAGCGTCCGCCCGGATCTGGTCGGTGGTCGGTGGGCAGCGGTAGCGGGGCTGACCCCGAACGGGGAGCGGCAGGCCAGGGCGCTGGCCGTCTTCCTTAAGTCGCAGGGCGTGAGATTTGATGAAGTCTACAGCTCGCCGTTGGATCGGGCGAGAGCCACTGCGGCCTTTGTTTGCCGG GAGCTCGGTTTTGCTGAGGAGCAGATACGATTGTCTGATGCATTGTTTGAGATAAGTCAAGGCCAGTGGGAGGGTTGTCTTCGGTCAGAAGTTTACTCCCCTGAAATGGTTAATTTGATTGACAGAACACAGCCTGATTTTTGTGCTCCTTCAGGAGAATCACTCAGGCAGGTGGTATTTCGGATGGTTGAATTTCTCAACAGGACAGTCCTAAGATTGCCTGAAAAGCTGGCAGTGACAGATACATCAATCCATCAAAATGAGTTAAAGGCACTCTCACGTAACAGCTCATCCAATTCAGTACAGGACCGAGACGGGCCACACTGGGATTTGCTGTACAGGCTCAATCGACCATCTCTTCAGAGGAAGAAATCTGGTAAGAGCAGACTTCAGTTTGTCACCACTGGAGACAACGAGACCGATGAGGAGTTCTCCCCCAGAGAAGTCACTCCAGGAAACCTCCTTCCTGATGGTAGTAGAAACCCTATTTTTTCCATCGGGATCTTCACTCACGCAATTCCAATTAAATGCCTTCTCACTGGCCTGCTGGATTGCAGTCCTGCGATGTCTCATAAAATATCCATCGATGATTCTTCCATGACAGCCCTGCATCATTCGCTAAGAACCGGATGGCAGATAAAGAGGCTCAATGATACAGCACATCTCAGGCTTCTTTAA
- the LOC135581041 gene encoding uncharacterized protein At2g33490-like isoform X1 produces the protein MKSPLRMFRGLKHQGHEAKEGKKQHRARTNQEELVQNTRDLQDLKSCYDSILSAAATTANNAHEFSEALEELGTCFLEKTALNDDEDSVIHAGRALMMMGKAQFKLQKLFDVYRVHILQTMEKPSRSLLRELQVVEEMKRLCDAKREIYRNSLEAHRGKWMLRYSKSGTFSSKELQEAQANYEEEENMFMFRLKSLKKGQFQSLLTQATRHHAAQLTFFKKGLKMLEMVESHVKAIAERHHIAYQFSDLEDDVSDYDDDDDDDYDYGGSDVGELSFDYKKNFQGKNVIYTSQNSIEESIDRSRLDMLSFSCRPGYSSQSAPIFADKKLDLTEKTETPPLSTRKFHSYVLPTPVGDRNPESNPGTAPCVEKNDCSPPLWNSSPLEAKRPVKDFRERELSSPTTFKNSVLRGSNINSGPISMPSYFSEKPSMPQINQKTAYDTNNFRRQAFSGPLTSKRFSSKPIVSTPDYRSSVEFPPVGSSASQHVFKPQSSPPHKETHRTSPPPVSYPKISELHELPRPPFGSEKSTGASTLIGYSGPLVSRSKVLNARNNMPSDVSYKTSLPAPFVHISRSFSIPSNSQRISMLTAARLLESPHNLVTVEEITSSPLAI, from the exons ATGAAGTCGCCGCTGAGAATGTTTCGAGGCCTGAAGCATCAGGGCCACGAGGCCAAGGAGGGGAAGAAGCAGCATCGCGCCCGGACGAATCAGGAGGAACTTGTCCAGAACACCCGG GATTTGCAGGATTTGAAGAGCTGCTATGATAGCATACTGTCTGCAGCAGCTACAACTGCAAATAATGCACATG AGTTCTCAGAAGCACTGGAGGAACTGGGCACCTGTTTTCTTGAGAAAACTGCATTGAATGATGATGAAGATAGTG TCATTCATGCAGGTCGGGCTTTAATGATGATGGGAAAAGCACAATTTAAGCTGCAAAAACTTTTTGATGTATAT CGGGTCCATATCTTACAGACAATGGAAAAGCCATCAAGATCCCTTCTCAGAGAGCTTCAAGTTGTAGAG GAAATGAAACGCCTTTGTGATGCTAAAAG AGAGATCTATAGGAACTCGTTAGAGGCACATAGAGGAAAATGGATGTTGAGATATTCCAAATCTGGAACTTTCTCATCAAAGGAGTTGCAAGAAGCTCAAGCCAATTATGAAGAGGAGGAAAACATGTTTATGTTTCGATTGAAATCATTAAAGAAAGGTCAATTTCAAAGTCTTCTGACACAGGCCACTCGCCACCATGCTGCACAG CTAACATTCTTCAAGAAAGGACTTAAGATGCTTGAGATGGTTGAATCACATGTTAAAGCCATTGCTGAACGACACCATATTGCATACCAGTTCAGTGATCTTGAAGACGATGTATCagactatgatgatgatgatgatgatgattatgattATGGTGGCAGTGATGTTGGGGAGCTAAGttttgattataaaaaaaatttccaaGGAAAAAATGTTATTTATACATCTCAAAACTCAATAGAG GAGAGCATCGACAGAAGCCGATTAGACATGCTCAGTTTCAGTTGCAGGCCTGGATACAGCAGCCAATCAGCACCAATTTTTGCTGATAAGAAGCTTGATTTAACTGAGAAGACAGAAACACCACCCTTATCAACCAGAAAATTTCACTCATATGTGCTACCTACACCAGTTGGTGATAGAAATCCAGAATCAAATCCTGGTACTGCTCCTTGTGTGGAGAAAAATGATTGTTCCCCACCACTGTGGAATTCATCTCCATTAGAGGCAAAAAGACCTGTAAAAGATTTCAGGGAGAGAGAATTatcaagtccaaccaccttcaagAATTCAGTACTTAGAGGGAGCAATATTAACAGTGGGCCCATCAGTATGCCATCATATTTCTCGGAGAAGCCGTCAATGCCGCAAATTAATCAAAAAACAGCTTATGATACTAATAATTTCAGACGACAAGCCTTCTCTGGCCCATTGACAAGCAAACGTTTTTCAAGCAAACCCATAGTTTCTACTCCTGATTATAGATCTTCAGTGGAATTTCCCCCTGTAGGCTCTTCCGCATCACAACACGTGTTTAAACCTCAATCATCTCCACCTCATAAGGAGACTCATAGAACTTCACCTCCTCCTGTATCATATCCAAAAATCAGCGAGCTTCATGAGCTTCCTAGGCCCCCATTTGGTTCAGAGAAGTCAACAGGAGCATCCACTTTGATTGGTTATTCTGGTCCCTTGGTCTCTAGAAGCAAAGTGCTTAATGCAAGAAATAATATGCCATCAGATGTCTCATATAAGACATCACTACCAGCACCTTTTGTACATATCAGCCGCAGTTTCTCAATACCATCTAACAGTCAAAGAATATCAATGCTTACAGCTGCTAGGTTGTTGGAGTCTCCTCACAATCTAGTCACAGTAGAAGAGATCACTTCATCACCTCTCGCAATCTAA
- the LOC135581041 gene encoding uncharacterized protein At2g33490-like isoform X2 → MKSPLRMFRGLKHQGHEAKEGKKQHRARTNQEELVQNTRDLQDLKSCYDSILSAAATTANNAHEFSEALEELGTCFLEKTALNDDEDSGRALMMMGKAQFKLQKLFDVYRVHILQTMEKPSRSLLRELQVVEEMKRLCDAKREIYRNSLEAHRGKWMLRYSKSGTFSSKELQEAQANYEEEENMFMFRLKSLKKGQFQSLLTQATRHHAAQLTFFKKGLKMLEMVESHVKAIAERHHIAYQFSDLEDDVSDYDDDDDDDYDYGGSDVGELSFDYKKNFQGKNVIYTSQNSIEESIDRSRLDMLSFSCRPGYSSQSAPIFADKKLDLTEKTETPPLSTRKFHSYVLPTPVGDRNPESNPGTAPCVEKNDCSPPLWNSSPLEAKRPVKDFRERELSSPTTFKNSVLRGSNINSGPISMPSYFSEKPSMPQINQKTAYDTNNFRRQAFSGPLTSKRFSSKPIVSTPDYRSSVEFPPVGSSASQHVFKPQSSPPHKETHRTSPPPVSYPKISELHELPRPPFGSEKSTGASTLIGYSGPLVSRSKVLNARNNMPSDVSYKTSLPAPFVHISRSFSIPSNSQRISMLTAARLLESPHNLVTVEEITSSPLAI, encoded by the exons ATGAAGTCGCCGCTGAGAATGTTTCGAGGCCTGAAGCATCAGGGCCACGAGGCCAAGGAGGGGAAGAAGCAGCATCGCGCCCGGACGAATCAGGAGGAACTTGTCCAGAACACCCGG GATTTGCAGGATTTGAAGAGCTGCTATGATAGCATACTGTCTGCAGCAGCTACAACTGCAAATAATGCACATG AGTTCTCAGAAGCACTGGAGGAACTGGGCACCTGTTTTCTTGAGAAAACTGCATTGAATGATGATGAAGATAGTG GTCGGGCTTTAATGATGATGGGAAAAGCACAATTTAAGCTGCAAAAACTTTTTGATGTATAT CGGGTCCATATCTTACAGACAATGGAAAAGCCATCAAGATCCCTTCTCAGAGAGCTTCAAGTTGTAGAG GAAATGAAACGCCTTTGTGATGCTAAAAG AGAGATCTATAGGAACTCGTTAGAGGCACATAGAGGAAAATGGATGTTGAGATATTCCAAATCTGGAACTTTCTCATCAAAGGAGTTGCAAGAAGCTCAAGCCAATTATGAAGAGGAGGAAAACATGTTTATGTTTCGATTGAAATCATTAAAGAAAGGTCAATTTCAAAGTCTTCTGACACAGGCCACTCGCCACCATGCTGCACAG CTAACATTCTTCAAGAAAGGACTTAAGATGCTTGAGATGGTTGAATCACATGTTAAAGCCATTGCTGAACGACACCATATTGCATACCAGTTCAGTGATCTTGAAGACGATGTATCagactatgatgatgatgatgatgatgattatgattATGGTGGCAGTGATGTTGGGGAGCTAAGttttgattataaaaaaaatttccaaGGAAAAAATGTTATTTATACATCTCAAAACTCAATAGAG GAGAGCATCGACAGAAGCCGATTAGACATGCTCAGTTTCAGTTGCAGGCCTGGATACAGCAGCCAATCAGCACCAATTTTTGCTGATAAGAAGCTTGATTTAACTGAGAAGACAGAAACACCACCCTTATCAACCAGAAAATTTCACTCATATGTGCTACCTACACCAGTTGGTGATAGAAATCCAGAATCAAATCCTGGTACTGCTCCTTGTGTGGAGAAAAATGATTGTTCCCCACCACTGTGGAATTCATCTCCATTAGAGGCAAAAAGACCTGTAAAAGATTTCAGGGAGAGAGAATTatcaagtccaaccaccttcaagAATTCAGTACTTAGAGGGAGCAATATTAACAGTGGGCCCATCAGTATGCCATCATATTTCTCGGAGAAGCCGTCAATGCCGCAAATTAATCAAAAAACAGCTTATGATACTAATAATTTCAGACGACAAGCCTTCTCTGGCCCATTGACAAGCAAACGTTTTTCAAGCAAACCCATAGTTTCTACTCCTGATTATAGATCTTCAGTGGAATTTCCCCCTGTAGGCTCTTCCGCATCACAACACGTGTTTAAACCTCAATCATCTCCACCTCATAAGGAGACTCATAGAACTTCACCTCCTCCTGTATCATATCCAAAAATCAGCGAGCTTCATGAGCTTCCTAGGCCCCCATTTGGTTCAGAGAAGTCAACAGGAGCATCCACTTTGATTGGTTATTCTGGTCCCTTGGTCTCTAGAAGCAAAGTGCTTAATGCAAGAAATAATATGCCATCAGATGTCTCATATAAGACATCACTACCAGCACCTTTTGTACATATCAGCCGCAGTTTCTCAATACCATCTAACAGTCAAAGAATATCAATGCTTACAGCTGCTAGGTTGTTGGAGTCTCCTCACAATCTAGTCACAGTAGAAGAGATCACTTCATCACCTCTCGCAATCTAA
- the LOC135623804 gene encoding long chain base biosynthesis protein 2a-like: MVRLPYLTALTTLFSYGLLFVFGQLRDFFRKIIDWSKSTSKGLKGYAPICLGLEDFYTRRLYLRIQDCFSRPIASAPDAWIDVVERYSNDNNKTLHRTSNTTKCLNLGSYNYLGFAAADEYCTPRVIESLKKYSSSTCSIRVDGGTTDLHNELEELVARFVGKPAAITFGMGYVTNSAIIPILIGKGGLIISDSLNHNSIVNGARGSGAAVRVFQHNNPSHLEEVLRELIAEGQPRTHRPWKKIIVIVEGIYSMEGELCQLPEIISVCKKYKAYTYLDEAHSIGAVGKTGRGVCELLGVDPADVDIMMGTFTKSFGSCGGYIAASKEIIRYLKYSCPAHLYATSMSPPAVQQVISAIKVILGEDGSSRGAQKLAHIRENSNFFRSELQKMGFEVLGDSDSPVMPIMLYNPAKIPAFSRECLKQNVAVVTVAFPATPLLLARARICISAAHSKEDLIKGLEVISKVGDLVGIKYFPAEPPNHQGQGHKKLE; encoded by the exons ATGGTGAGGTTGCCGTACCTGACCGCGTTGACCACCCTGTTCAGCTACGGCCTCCTGTTCGTGTTCGGCCAGCTCAGGGATTTCTTCCGGAAGATCATCGATTGGTCCAAATCCACCTCCAAGGGCCTCAAG GGGTATGCCCCGATCTGCTTAGGGCTCGAAGATTTCTACACCCGCCGCCTCTATCTCCGCATTCAG GACTGCTTTAGTCGACCAATTGCTAGTGCACCAGATGCTTGGATTGATGTGGTTGAACGATATTCTAATGATAATAACAAGACACTACA CCGGACCTCAAATACTACCAAGTGCCTCAACCTGGGATCATATAACTACCTTGGTTTTGCAGCAGCTGATGAATACTGCACGCCCCGTGTTATTGAGTCTTTGAAAAAATACTCTTCCAGCACCTGCAGTATCCGTGTAGATGGCG GCACGACTGACTTACATAATGAACTGGAGGAGCTAGTTGCAAGATTTGTGGGAAAACCAGCTGCTATAACTTTTGGCATGGGTTATGTGACAAACTCTGCCATTATCCCCATTCTGATTGGGAAG GGAGGACTGATTATTAGTGATTCTTTGAATCATAACTCCATTGTCAATGGTGCTCGAGGATCAGGTGCAGCAGTACGTGTTTTCCAGCACAATA ACCCCTCACATTTGGAAGAGGTGCTGAGAGAGCTGATAGCTGAGGGACAGCCTCGAACACATAGGCCGTGGaagaaaattattgttattgttgaggGTATCTACAGCATGGAGGGAGAACTTTGCCAGCTTCCTGAGATAATATCTGTTTGCAAGAAATATAAG GCATACACTTACTTGGATGAGGCCCACAGCATTGGTGCAGTTGGAAAAACTGGCAGAGGAGTTTGTGAGCTCCTAGGAGTGGATCCAGCTGATGTAGATATCATGATGGGCACATTTACAAAATCCTTTGGATCTTGTGGAGGATATATTGCGGCATCCAAG GAAATCATTCGATACCTAAAGTACAGTTGTCCAGCACATCTATATGCAACTTCCATGTCACCACCAGCTGTACAGCAAGTGATATCAGCAATTAAAGTTATTCTTGGTGAAGATGGGTCAAGTAGAG GGGCCCAGAAACTTGCACATATTCGTGAAAATAGTAACTTCTTCCGATCAGAACTTCAGAAGATGGGATTTGAAGTTCTTGGTGATAGTGACTCACCGGTTATGCCAATAATGCTCTACAACCCAGCAAAGATTCCAGCCTTCTCTAGGGAATGTCTCAAGCAGAAT GTTGCCGTTGTCACTGTTGCATTTCCAGCCACACCTCTTCTTCTTGCAAGAGCTCGTATTTGCATATCGGCTGCACACTCGAAGGAGGACCTTATCAAAGGGCTGGAG GTCATCAGCAAAGTTGGTGACCTTGTGGGCATCAAGTACTTCCCTGCAGAACCACCTAATCACCAAGGACAGGGCCACAAGAAGCTGGAGTAG